CTACCCGTCAGTTAGTTGGCTATTTGCTTTCAACTCAAAAGAGAAGTTTAGCGCACTTGCAGATTGCCAAAAGCTATGAAGTAAATCAATATTTGCAGATGTCACATACTGTGCAGAATAATTTGGAATTGGTTGCTTCTGCCAAAACTGGCAAAAAAATGGGTTCACTTTTCTGGGTTTTGGATAAAACACACACTGCCATGGGTGGACGCTTGCTTAAGCAGTGGCTAGCTCGTCCATTATTAAACATGGATGAAATTAACCATCGTGAAGAAATGGTGCAGGCCTTGCTTGATGGCTACTTTACACGAGAAAATGCAGTTGATGCCTTAAAGGGTGTTTACGACTTGGAACGTTTAACTGGTCGAATTGCTTTTGGTAACGTTAATGCGCGCGAATTACTACAATTATCACGTTCTTTGCAGGCCGTTCCAGTTATTTTAGATGCTTTAGAGCAATCAGATTCAGATATCTTGGTCGATTTTGCTAAAAAAATTGATCCATTAAAGGGCGTTGCCGAAATGATTACTTCCACTATCGTGAAGGATCCACCTGTGTTGACTACTGAAGGTGGCCTGATTCAAGGTGGGGTTGATCCGCAGCTTGATCGCTATCGGGATGCCATGAACAATGGAAAAAAATGGTTGGCTGAGATGGAAGCAGATGAGCGGCAAAAGACAGGTATTGATAACTTAAAGGTCGGTTATAACAAGGTCTTTGGCTATTATATTCAGGTTTCTAACGGTAACAAGTCTAAGGTGCCACTTGATCGTTATACGCGTAAACAAACTTTGACTAACGCTGAGCGTTATATCACACCGGAACTCAAGGAACATGAGAATCTAATTCTTGAGGCACAGACACGGTCAACTGACTTGGAATATGATTTATTTGTTAAGCTGCGTGAGGACGTTAAGAAGTATATCCCTGCTTTACAAAAATTAGGTGGGCAACTAGCAGCGCTGGATGTTTATTGTGGTTTTGCGACAGTAGCTGAACAAAATAATTATTGCCGGCCAACTTTTCACGCAGATAATCAAGATATTAATGTGACTAACGGCCGTCATCCAGTTGTGGAAAAAGTAATGACGGCTGGTTCATATATTCCTAACGATGTCAAAATGGATGAAGGAACCAACATTTATTTAATTACAGGTCCTAACATGTCTGGTAAGAGTACCTATATGAGACAAATGGCTTTGATTGCGATCATGGCTCAAGTAGGTTCCTTTGTGCCAGCTGATAGTGCTGATTTGCCAATTTTTGATCAAATTTTTACAAGAATCGGAGCAGCTGATGACTTAATTTCAGGTCAAAGTACCTTTATGGTAGAGATGAGTGAAGCTAATGAAGCCTTGCAGTATGCTACTAAGCGCAGTTTGGTTCTCTTTGACGAAATTGGTCGTGGTACGGCTACTTACGATGGAATGGCTTTAGCTGGTGCAATTGTTAAGTACTTACACGACAAAGTTGGTGCTAAGGCATTATTTGCTACGCACTATCATGAATTGACAGTGATGGATGAGACTCTGGATCATCTGAAAAATATTCACGTTGGTGCTACCGAAGAAAATGGCAAGTTAATCTTCTTGCATAAAATCCTACCTGGACCTGCTGATCAAAGTTACGGAATTCATGTAGCTCAATTAGCAGGTTTGCCGCGCAACGTTTTGCGAGAGGCAACTAAATTATTAAAGCGGCTTGAAGCACAAGGCAGTGAACTAGCACCAGTTTCGCAGCAATTAGATTTATTTGCAGAGCCTGTGGAAAACAGTGTTGAAGAAACTGAAACACAAAATGACAAGCCCGCAATAACTGATGCACAACAAGATATACTTGATGATATTTCTAATCTTTATTTAGCAGATAAGACACCGTTGCAGGTTATGCAAATGGTAGCTGATTGGCAAAAAGATTTAAAGGATGACGATTAATGAGCAAAATTCATGAGTTATCGGAAACTTTAACTAATCAGATTGCAGCCGGAGAAGTAATTGAGCGCCCAGCTAGCGTAGTTAAGGAATTAGTAGAAAACTCGTTAGATGCTGGTGCTACTCGAATTCGCGTTGATTTTGTAGATGCTGGTTTGAAACAGATTGTAGTTCAAGACAATGGGACGGGGATTGCACGTGATCAAGTTGATTTAGCCTTTACCCGACATGCGACAAGCAAGATTGCCAATGAACACGATTTATTTAAAGTTTCCACTTTAGGCTTCCGCGGAGAAGCATTAGCTTCGATTTCTGCTGTTAGCCATGTGGAAATTCTGACTGCAACTGAAAACGCAATTGGTATTCGAGCTAACTATAGTGGAGGCAATAAAAAAGGCCAAGAAGATGCAGCGGCTCGTAAGGGAACAAAAATTACAGTCAAGGATTTGTTCTTTAACACGCCAGCCAGATTAAAGTATTTGCGTAGTCCAAGAACTGAAATTATGAAGATTGTGGATATTATTAATCGACTTGCGTTAGGTTATCCACATGTGTCTTTCACTTTGTCAAATACTGGCAAAATTTTATTAAGAACGCCAGGAAATAATAATTTAAAGCAAACAGTTGCTAACGTGTATGGTCGTCATATCGCAGAAAAAATGGAAAAATTTGAGGCAAAAGACAGCGATTTTAAGATTACAGGTCTGATGTCTAAACCGGAATTAACACGTTCTACACGCAATTTTATTTCGATTCTCTTAAACGGCCGCTATATTAAAAATTTTCAATTAAATACTGCGATTCTGGATGGCTATGGCTCAAAATTAGCAGCGCGGCATTATCCGATTATTGTGTTAGCAATTAAAGTAGATCCTTTGTTAGTGGATGTTAACGTGCATCCCACTAAGCAGGAAGTTCGTTTATCCAAGGAAAAAGAACTGGGTCGTTTAATCACCCGTGCAATTAGTAATACACTTGTGGAAAAAGTTGAACAAATTAGCGCTTTTGCTAATTTGGAAAATAAACGTGATACGCTAGTTGATCAGCTTAGTTTTAACTTAAATCAAGATGTTGTAAATACAGCTCGTAAAAAAGAACCGGAAATTCGCGAACAAGAAAAGCCAAAATTTTTAACGATTGAATCTGATGATTCAGAAGATAATATTCAAAATGAGGCGGTAAAGCAGGATAGTGAAAAGAAATATGTTGATCTTAATCAGCCACGTGAAGATGATCAATATATCGTTACTAAGACCTGGAAACAAAATGTTGCTCTGCAGCAAGCACTAACGCCATTTCCTACAACTAGGACTAATCAGGAAGTCATTTCAAGTGGGGATGAAACTTTAGCTAATAATCTGCCTCGCTTGGTTTATGTTGGAAAGACCGATACTTATTTACTTGCCCAACATAATGGCGACCTATTTTTAATTGATCAGGTTGCTGCTAGACGAAGGTTAAAATTTGAGCAAATTTTTCACATGATAACTGCCAAAAAAGTAGTACAACAAGGTTTGTTAACACCAATTATTTTAGAATTTGGTAATCTTGATTTTATGCAAATTAAGGATCAAGTAGAACAGATTAAGCAGGTTGGAATCTATTTGGAAGATTTTGGACAAAATAGTTTTATTGTTCGTTCGTATCCAACTTGGATTCACGATAATGTCGAAGATTCAATTCGGAAGATTTTAGATGGTTATTTGAATGTGGATAAAGGAAAGGCAAAGAACCTGTTTAGCCGGATAGCAGCAATGCAAGCTAAGCGAGAAATTACTGGCAAGATTAAATTATCTGCAGCTGAAGCTGAGCAAATTTTACTTGATTTACGCAAGTGTACTGATCCATATCATGATGCAGATGGACGGATAATTTTGGTTAGAATGAGCCAAAATGAATTGAGAAAAATGTTTAAGAAGGATGAATAATGTACGAATATTTTGAAGGTGTGATTACTGTGGTTACACCAAGCTATGTTGTAGTTGATGTCGGGGGCGTTGGCTACAAGGTCTATAGTCCTACACCTTTTGCCTATACTCAAGGCCAAAAAGCTAAGGTCTTTATTGAGCAAGTGGTGCGTGATACTGGCATTACTTTATATGGTTTTCAAAGTCAAGATGATAAGGGCTTGTTCTTAAAACTACTTAGTGTTAGCGGGATTGGTCCTAAGAGTGCAATGGCAATCATGGCAGCTGAGGATAGTAATTCTTTGGCGGAAGCGATTGAACAAGGTGAAGTTAAGTACCTAACTCGTTTTCCAGGTGTGGGTAAAAAGACGGCTTCACAAATTGTGCTTGATTTAAAGGGTAAATTAGGTGATTATGTTGCTCGGCTTGATCGTCCAGACAATGGTGAGGATGTGCCGCCAGCATTAAATGATGCACTGCTTGCTTTAATTGCTTTGGGTTATACCCAAAAAGAAGTGGATCGGATCACGCCTAAACTGGAGAAAGTTGCTGCAAATACTGCAGATCAATATATTAAAAAGGGCTTAGCATTACTGCTTAAAAAGTAGATCTTGGTATAATAGAACAGATAATTATTTTTTAAGGAAGTGAAACTGGTGGCAGAAGATCAAGTAACTTCAGGTGATATTGAGAATCCTGAAGAACAACAAATGGAACTTTCTTTGCGGCCGCAAACGCTCGACCAGTACTTAGGTCAAAAGCGGGTCAAAAAAGAAATGAGCATTTATATTAAGGCGGCGCGCCAACGTGATGAAGCATTAGATCACGTTTTGCTTTATGGACCACCGGGGTTAGGAAAGACAACTTTGGCTTTCGTAATTGCTAATGAATTGGGAGTTCATTTAAAGAGTACAAGTGGTCCGGCCATTGAAAAGTCAGGCGACTTGGTGGCACTTTTGTCCGACTTAGATCCTGGGGATGTTTTGTTCATTGATGAAATTCACCGTTTAGCTAAACCAGTAGAAGAAGTACTCTACTCTGCAATGGAAGACTACTATATCGATATTGTGATTGGCGAGGGGCAGACTACTCATGCAGTTCACGTGCCGCTGCCACCATTTACTCTAATTGGGGCAACGACTTTGGCTGGGCAATTGTCAGCACCTTTGCGTGATCGCTTTGGTATCGTAGAGCACATGCAGTATTACACTATCGATGAGCTAGAACAAATTGTTTTGCGTTCAAGTGATGTTTTTCACACTTCAATTGCGCCTGAGGCGGCCCATGAATTGGCACGACGCTCGCGTGGTACACCTCGTGTTGCTAATCGCTTACTTAAGCGGGTGCGTGATTTTGCGGAAGTTAAGGGAGAAAAAACAATTTCGCTCGAGACTACTGAAGGCGCGTTAAAACAATTGCAGGTTGACGATGAGGGACTTGATCAGACAGACCGCAGATTATTGAGAACGATGATCGAAGGATATAATGGTGGTCCTGTTGGTATTCGGACTTTGGCAGCTAATGTTGGTGAAGATATGGAAACGATTGAGTCACTATATGAGCCATATTTGTTGCAGCATGGTTTTATTTTACTCACGCCGCGTGGCAGAATGGTGACGGATAAAGCATATTTACAGTTAGGATTACCAATTCCAGGTGATAAATAGTCCCATTTTCTGTATAATGGTTATAATATCTAGAAAATAATTTTAATGAGGTGGAAATTTTGAACATTTTATTTTTAGCAAATGCCGGTGCTGCAGCAAGTAGCAACTGGATGATGATCGGTTTATTTATTATTTTGATCGCTTTCACTTACTTTGGTATGATTCGTCCTCAAAAGAAGCAACAACAACAAAGAATGCAAATGATGGACAAATTGAAGAAGGGTGACGAAGTCATCTTAGTTGATGGTTTGCATGGTAAGGTTGACAAGATCAACAGTGATAAGACTATCGTGGTTGATGCAGATGGCATTTACTTAACTTTTGAAAGAATGGCTGTCCGTCGTGTGATTCCAGTTGCTGCACCAGCAACTCCTGCAGCTGAAACTAAGGCTGAAGCTCCAGCAGAAAAGCCGGAAGAAAAAGCAGACGAAACTAAAAAAGAGGATAAGTAATCATATTACTTAAGAGCGTCATTTTAGGCGCTTTTTGTTTTGCTAAAAAAATCCTTGTTGTAAAATAGAAGTGACAATTTTAGTTCAAAGAAAGGGATCTGAAATGAAGAATATTCCCGTTGTAATGATTATTTTTGGTGGTAGTGGTGATTTGGCTCACCGCAAGCTTTATCCAGCTTTGTTTAATTTGTATGAACAAGGCTTAATTCACGATAACTTTGCAGTAATTGGAACTGCTCGTCGTCCTTGGTCACATGAGTATTTGCGTGAGCAGGTTAGTGATGCTATTCATGAAACGCACGATACTGTTGATGAAAATGAGTTGAAAGCTTTTGCAAGTCATTTTTATTATCAATCACATGATGTAACTAATGTGGAACACTATGAGATTTTGAAAAACTTGGCACAAGAGCTCGATGATCGTTATAGTGCACAAGGCAATCGTCTCTTCTACATGGCTATGGCACCAAGATTCTTTGGCACAATAGCAACGCATATTAATGACCAAGACTTGACTGGTAGTGGCTTTAATCGAATTGTAGTTGAAAAGCCATTTGGTCATGATTTGGCTTCAGCAGAGGAATTAAATAAGCAAATCACGGCTTCATTTGATGAAAATGATATTTTTAGAATTGACCACTATTTAGGTAAAGAAATGGTTCAAAATATCATGCCAATGCGTTTTACTAACCCAATGGTTCAAAATATTTGGTGCAGCAAGTATATTAAGAATATCCAAGTTACCTTGGCAGAACGTCTTGGCGTGGAAGCACGTGGAGGTTACTATGATACTTCAGGTGCTTTACGTGATATGGTACAAAACCATATTTTTCAAATTATTACTCTGCTAGCAATGCCAGAACCGAAGGATCTTTCTTCTGCTAGTGTTCACCAAGCCAAGCAAGATTTGCTTAAGAGTTTAATTATTCCTACGCCAGATGATGTCAAGAAATACTTTGTTCGTGGTCAATATTTGGGTAGTGATACTACTTTTGCTTATAAGCAAGAGCCAAATGTTGATCCAGAGTCAACTACTGAAACCTTCGTTGCAGGTAAAGTTAAGTTTAATGAGGGACCAATTGCTGGCGTACCAATTTACTTTAGAACGGGTAAGGAATTCAAAGAAAAGAAGAACCGGATTGACATTGTTTTAAAGCATATTAATAATCCATATGGGCAAGCTCATTCTAACAATATTACGATCGTGATTGACCCAACTAGTGAAATTTACTTTACTATTAATGGCAAACGAATTGACCAACCAGGAATTCGCCGTGAAAACTTAACTTATGAATTTTCAAAAGCCGAAATGGCTAAGGTACCTGATGGTTATGAAAGATTGCTTCATGATGTTTTTGTCAATGATTCAACTAACTTTACGCACTGGAGCGAATTGAAGCGTTATTGGGAATTTATCGATGCAGTTGAAGATGCTTGGCAGAAGGAAAATGAAGCAGGCAATCCAGCCATTGCACAATATTTGCCATACAGAATGGGGCCAAAGGAAGCTAATACAATCTTTGAGTCACCAACTGAACATTGGATTTATGAATAAAGAAAATTTATTACCGCAAAATGACATCCATCGTCGGATTATTCATCTGGACATGGATGCTTTTTACGCTTCGGTTGAAATGCAGGAGCATCCCGAATGGAAAAATAAGGCATTGATTGTTGGGCAAGATCCACGACAAAATGGTGGACATGGAGTAGTGGCTACTTGCAATTATGTAGCTCGTAAGTATGGCGTTCATTCAGCTATGGCCGCAATTCAAGCAGTACGTTTGGTTCCTAAGGAGCTAATAGTTTTTACTAGACCACGATTTGATAAATATCGTGCAGTGTCAGCTAAAATCCATTCTTTTATGCATGATGTGACAGATCAGGTTGAATCAGTGGCTTTAGATGAAGCTTATCTAGACGTGACACATCCAAAGATAGAGCAGGAGTCTGCAGTTCAAATTGCTTTAGATTTACAGAAAAGGATTCGGCAAGAAGTAGGCTTAAACTCGTCTTTTGGCGTTTCCTATAATAAGTTTTTAGCTAAAATGGGATCAGAATACGCCAAACCGTTTGGTCGAACCGTAATTTTGCCTAGTGAAGTGCAGAACTTTTTAGCAATGCAAAAGATTGAGAAGTTTCCTGGTATTGGACCGAAGACGCAAGAAGAGCTGCATCAGATGGGTGTTTATACTGGGGCAGATTTACAAAAAGTTGAGGTTTTAACCTTAATTAAAAAATTTAAGAAAATGGGGTATATTTTAGCCCAACATGCACGTGGAATAGATTTAAGACCTGTTGTTACAGACTCAGAGGCTAATCGAAAATCAATTGGCATGGAGCGGACTTACGAGCCTGCAATTTATACTGAGGATGAAGCCCTAACCAATATTCGTAACTATTGCAATCATTTGGAAGCAGCATTAAAAAAACGCAATTTTAAGGCAGGTACTGTTGTTATTAAAGTAAGAAATAATAATTTTGATACGGTAACCAAGAGAAAAAAGTTGAAAACACCTTCTGATAGTCACTTAGATTTTTATGATGTGGCTCGTGACTTGTTCGAAGCAACAAGTTCCTTTTTAGATGATGGAATTCGTTTATTGGGAGTCACTGTAACTGACTTTGAAAAGAAAAAATATCAATCAATCAGTTTGTTCGACTAATAAATAAAGCTATTTTTCTGGTAAACTAGATACAGATATTTTTACAAGATGAGGAGATTAAAAATGAGTAGTTTTGATGACATTTATGAAAAAATCTTGCAATATCCTACAATTATCTTGCACCGCCACACTAGTCCTGATCCAGACGCAATTGGTTCACAAGCTGGTTTAGCTAGAGCATTAATGGAAAAATTCCCGGACAAGCGCATTCTTTGTGCTGGGGAAAACGATGAAGGCGACTTAGCTTGGATTAACCACATGGATCAAGTTAAGGCAACTGATTACGAAGGTGCTTTGGTAATTACTACTGATACCGCTAATACACCAAGAATTTCTAATAAGTTGTATGATA
This is a stretch of genomic DNA from Lactobacillus crispatus. It encodes these proteins:
- the mutS gene encoding DNA mismatch repair protein MutS, with translation MMEQYYEIKKQYPDAFLFYRVGDFYELFEDDAVKGAQILELTLTHRSNRTKNPIPMAGVPHMAVDTYVNTLVEKGYKVALCEQLEDPKKAKGMVKRGIIQLVTPGTMMNEGPNDAKDSNYLTSVITTKSGFGLAYSDLSTGEIYATHLKSFDAVSNELLSLRTREVVYNGSLSEQNKDFMHKANITISRPTPIEDEHAEISYVEQNLTNGAEKEATRQLVGYLLSTQKRSLAHLQIAKSYEVNQYLQMSHTVQNNLELVASAKTGKKMGSLFWVLDKTHTAMGGRLLKQWLARPLLNMDEINHREEMVQALLDGYFTRENAVDALKGVYDLERLTGRIAFGNVNARELLQLSRSLQAVPVILDALEQSDSDILVDFAKKIDPLKGVAEMITSTIVKDPPVLTTEGGLIQGGVDPQLDRYRDAMNNGKKWLAEMEADERQKTGIDNLKVGYNKVFGYYIQVSNGNKSKVPLDRYTRKQTLTNAERYITPELKEHENLILEAQTRSTDLEYDLFVKLREDVKKYIPALQKLGGQLAALDVYCGFATVAEQNNYCRPTFHADNQDINVTNGRHPVVEKVMTAGSYIPNDVKMDEGTNIYLITGPNMSGKSTYMRQMALIAIMAQVGSFVPADSADLPIFDQIFTRIGAADDLISGQSTFMVEMSEANEALQYATKRSLVLFDEIGRGTATYDGMALAGAIVKYLHDKVGAKALFATHYHELTVMDETLDHLKNIHVGATEENGKLIFLHKILPGPADQSYGIHVAQLAGLPRNVLREATKLLKRLEAQGSELAPVSQQLDLFAEPVENSVEETETQNDKPAITDAQQDILDDISNLYLADKTPLQVMQMVADWQKDLKDDD
- the mutL gene encoding DNA mismatch repair endonuclease MutL; its protein translation is MSKIHELSETLTNQIAAGEVIERPASVVKELVENSLDAGATRIRVDFVDAGLKQIVVQDNGTGIARDQVDLAFTRHATSKIANEHDLFKVSTLGFRGEALASISAVSHVEILTATENAIGIRANYSGGNKKGQEDAAARKGTKITVKDLFFNTPARLKYLRSPRTEIMKIVDIINRLALGYPHVSFTLSNTGKILLRTPGNNNLKQTVANVYGRHIAEKMEKFEAKDSDFKITGLMSKPELTRSTRNFISILLNGRYIKNFQLNTAILDGYGSKLAARHYPIIVLAIKVDPLLVDVNVHPTKQEVRLSKEKELGRLITRAISNTLVEKVEQISAFANLENKRDTLVDQLSFNLNQDVVNTARKKEPEIREQEKPKFLTIESDDSEDNIQNEAVKQDSEKKYVDLNQPREDDQYIVTKTWKQNVALQQALTPFPTTRTNQEVISSGDETLANNLPRLVYVGKTDTYLLAQHNGDLFLIDQVAARRRLKFEQIFHMITAKKVVQQGLLTPIILEFGNLDFMQIKDQVEQIKQVGIYLEDFGQNSFIVRSYPTWIHDNVEDSIRKILDGYLNVDKGKAKNLFSRIAAMQAKREITGKIKLSAAEAEQILLDLRKCTDPYHDADGRIILVRMSQNELRKMFKKDE
- the ruvA gene encoding Holliday junction branch migration protein RuvA, coding for MYEYFEGVITVVTPSYVVVDVGGVGYKVYSPTPFAYTQGQKAKVFIEQVVRDTGITLYGFQSQDDKGLFLKLLSVSGIGPKSAMAIMAAEDSNSLAEAIEQGEVKYLTRFPGVGKKTASQIVLDLKGKLGDYVARLDRPDNGEDVPPALNDALLALIALGYTQKEVDRITPKLEKVAANTADQYIKKGLALLLKK
- the ruvB gene encoding Holliday junction branch migration DNA helicase RuvB, which gives rise to MKLVAEDQVTSGDIENPEEQQMELSLRPQTLDQYLGQKRVKKEMSIYIKAARQRDEALDHVLLYGPPGLGKTTLAFVIANELGVHLKSTSGPAIEKSGDLVALLSDLDPGDVLFIDEIHRLAKPVEEVLYSAMEDYYIDIVIGEGQTTHAVHVPLPPFTLIGATTLAGQLSAPLRDRFGIVEHMQYYTIDELEQIVLRSSDVFHTSIAPEAAHELARRSRGTPRVANRLLKRVRDFAEVKGEKTISLETTEGALKQLQVDDEGLDQTDRRLLRTMIEGYNGGPVGIRTLAANVGEDMETIESLYEPYLLQHGFILLTPRGRMVTDKAYLQLGLPIPGDK
- the yajC gene encoding preprotein translocase subunit YajC; the encoded protein is MNILFLANAGAAASSNWMMIGLFIILIAFTYFGMIRPQKKQQQQRMQMMDKLKKGDEVILVDGLHGKVDKINSDKTIVVDADGIYLTFERMAVRRVIPVAAPATPAAETKAEAPAEKPEEKADETKKEDK
- the zwf gene encoding glucose-6-phosphate dehydrogenase, with product MKNIPVVMIIFGGSGDLAHRKLYPALFNLYEQGLIHDNFAVIGTARRPWSHEYLREQVSDAIHETHDTVDENELKAFASHFYYQSHDVTNVEHYEILKNLAQELDDRYSAQGNRLFYMAMAPRFFGTIATHINDQDLTGSGFNRIVVEKPFGHDLASAEELNKQITASFDENDIFRIDHYLGKEMVQNIMPMRFTNPMVQNIWCSKYIKNIQVTLAERLGVEARGGYYDTSGALRDMVQNHIFQIITLLAMPEPKDLSSASVHQAKQDLLKSLIIPTPDDVKKYFVRGQYLGSDTTFAYKQEPNVDPESTTETFVAGKVKFNEGPIAGVPIYFRTGKEFKEKKNRIDIVLKHINNPYGQAHSNNITIVIDPTSEIYFTINGKRIDQPGIRRENLTYEFSKAEMAKVPDGYERLLHDVFVNDSTNFTHWSELKRYWEFIDAVEDAWQKENEAGNPAIAQYLPYRMGPKEANTIFESPTEHWIYE
- the dinB gene encoding DNA polymerase IV, with protein sequence MNKENLLPQNDIHRRIIHLDMDAFYASVEMQEHPEWKNKALIVGQDPRQNGGHGVVATCNYVARKYGVHSAMAAIQAVRLVPKELIVFTRPRFDKYRAVSAKIHSFMHDVTDQVESVALDEAYLDVTHPKIEQESAVQIALDLQKRIRQEVGLNSSFGVSYNKFLAKMGSEYAKPFGRTVILPSEVQNFLAMQKIEKFPGIGPKTQEELHQMGVYTGADLQKVEVLTLIKKFKKMGYILAQHARGIDLRPVVTDSEANRKSIGMERTYEPAIYTEDEALTNIRNYCNHLEAALKKRNFKAGTVVIKVRNNNFDTVTKRKKLKTPSDSHLDFYDVARDLFEATSSFLDDGIRLLGVTVTDFEKKKYQSISLFD